A window of Thermus tengchongensis contains these coding sequences:
- the cobO gene encoding cob(I)yrinic acid a,c-diamide adenosyltransferase — MEEPKRVKPYAKPQGERRGLLLVYTGDGKGKSTAAFGLALRAHGRGLRVRIFQFLKHQGARFGEHRALEALGIPIEGLGDGFTWKSRDLEASKALALEGWERAKEALLSGAWDLVVLDEATYPLRYGWISLEEFLDTLRSRPRHVHVVVTGRGAPEPLLALADTVTEMRKVKHAFDLGVPAQRGIEH, encoded by the coding sequence GTGGAGGAGCCTAAGCGGGTGAAGCCCTACGCCAAGCCGCAAGGGGAGAGGCGGGGCCTCCTTTTGGTCTACACGGGGGACGGCAAGGGCAAAAGCACCGCCGCCTTCGGCCTGGCCCTAAGGGCCCACGGCCGGGGGCTTAGGGTGCGCATCTTCCAGTTCCTCAAGCACCAGGGGGCCCGCTTCGGGGAGCACCGGGCCCTGGAGGCCTTGGGCATCCCCATTGAGGGCCTGGGGGACGGGTTTACCTGGAAGAGCCGGGACCTCGAGGCCTCCAAGGCCCTGGCCCTGGAGGGCTGGGAACGGGCCAAGGAGGCCCTCCTCTCGGGGGCGTGGGACCTGGTCGTCCTGGATGAGGCCACCTACCCCCTGCGCTACGGCTGGATATCCCTGGAGGAGTTCTTGGATACCCTGCGTAGCCGCCCCCGCCACGTGCACGTGGTGGTCACCGGGAGGGGGGCCCCTGAGCCCCTGCTGGCCCTGGCGGACACCGTCACCGAGATGCGCAAGGTGAAGCACGCCTTCGACCTGGGGGTGCCCGCCCAAAGGGGGATAGAGCATTAG